A single window of Sporosarcina sp. FSL W7-1349 DNA harbors:
- a CDS encoding bifunctional folylpolyglutamate synthase/dihydrofolate synthase, which yields MIPKLDEYKERWAITSENTVKPGLESIQSALKKVGNPQKQLQVIHVAGTNGKGSTIAFMESILREHGHSTGVFSSPAVVDIHDQIRLDGVPVSEEELNRSFSEMKEAGLSGMLTDFELLTAAAFVTFGWLNPDYVLLETGMGGALDSTNVVTPLVSVITSIALDHTAILGDTIEEIAAQKAGIIKQGIPVVTGPLTEEAMKVVSDIAQKSASDLLVCGTDFQIDAGAPTEKFRGTEAFVIAGRKMKGPHQAINAAIAIQALLAAGIPLQEDKVSQAIANAGLANRFEEVASGVYVDGTHNPAAAQALAETILQEFPGEKVDFFIGMLKGKDIQGTLDALLPVAASFSFLAFPHPQAENPKRMMELCNHPNKRVLNDLDERILLETEKNQKKIVTGSLYLLIGLYNQLRGK from the coding sequence TTGATTCCTAAATTGGATGAATATAAAGAACGTTGGGCTATAACAAGTGAAAATACAGTGAAACCCGGGTTGGAAAGTATACAATCCGCTTTGAAGAAAGTCGGAAATCCGCAGAAGCAGTTGCAAGTGATCCACGTAGCCGGGACGAACGGCAAAGGCTCGACGATTGCGTTCATGGAGTCGATCTTGCGGGAGCACGGGCATTCGACGGGTGTGTTTTCATCGCCCGCCGTTGTCGATATCCATGATCAAATCCGGCTGGACGGCGTCCCGGTGTCCGAAGAGGAGTTGAACCGCTCTTTTTCGGAAATGAAAGAGGCAGGACTTAGCGGAATGCTGACCGATTTCGAACTGTTGACGGCAGCGGCGTTCGTTACTTTCGGATGGCTGAACCCGGATTATGTTCTATTGGAGACGGGGATGGGCGGCGCTTTGGACAGCACGAATGTCGTCACTCCTCTCGTTTCCGTCATCACGTCTATCGCACTGGATCATACGGCTATCCTTGGTGACACGATCGAAGAGATCGCGGCGCAGAAGGCGGGCATTATCAAACAGGGGATCCCGGTAGTCACGGGGCCTTTGACAGAGGAAGCAATGAAAGTCGTCTCCGATATTGCACAAAAGTCGGCAAGCGATCTCTTAGTCTGCGGGACCGATTTCCAGATTGATGCAGGGGCCCCGACAGAAAAATTCAGAGGGACGGAGGCTTTCGTAATAGCCGGCCGGAAGATGAAAGGTCCCCACCAAGCAATCAATGCAGCAATCGCCATCCAAGCCTTGCTGGCAGCCGGCATCCCGCTTCAAGAGGATAAGGTGAGCCAGGCTATTGCGAATGCTGGGCTGGCCAATCGATTTGAAGAAGTGGCTTCGGGTGTCTATGTGGATGGCACGCATAATCCGGCTGCTGCACAAGCACTCGCCGAAACGATCCTGCAGGAATTCCCGGGAGAGAAAGTGGATTTCTTCATCGGTATGCTGAAAGGGAAGGACATTCAAGGAACGCTTGACGCCTTGCTGCCAGTCGCCGCATCATTCTCTTTCCTGGCATTTCCCCATCCGCAAGCGGAAAACCCGAAGAGGATGATGGAACTTTGCAATCATCCGAACAAGCGAGTGCTAAATGATTTGGATGAACGTATACTACTAGAAACAGAAAAAAATCAGAAGAAAATAGTAACAGGTTCACTTTATCTTTTGATAGGACTATATAATCAATTAAGAGGGAAATAA
- a CDS encoding sensor domain-containing diguanylate cyclase, which produces MGKERKSILSSIFMWLLIVPAGSLYLYRNHPPVDLNWMAIFLFASLSFLTIYGMMDHRGRPVFLVLWLTIPAFLLYGVFIEMVIMQLAVLAFLLSENSRFNWYHLFFNSTIVFLLSISAAAAFHLAGGQVGSEAFWPTAFAVLAYQLTHSVLKEVLLRPFGFLQKDPWSFSDLERILIIARTFVIIPLALSLFYLIQSVGWGAFFLLGMPFFLIMIVIRLYTDREKSNYYLRQSGMIGRELSDLLDENEIMDRFVEKAADLFKMEYAILFDHQKNWLKVERYFDHSRYIQVDFVPLASGEGIAGRVLKKDKPVIYRSRDEWNYFTINRAPADMESMIGVPIKRNRQTEAVLLLAAKKKRAFNENQLKILDLLCSYFTVSIEKARYMQDAKLVGERCALTKLYNYRYLEECLDREMQRVNDGTLVALAVIMLDIDHFKKVNDTYGHQGGNDILCALAEMLEAYTPDGCTVGRYGGEEFVFIMPGWTQDDAYQFAENLRTEVAGHVFRLQSDLGEEEMQVEAQVTVSIGVSSAPEDADEAIALLRNADRALYIGAKQAGRNRVASYRK; this is translated from the coding sequence ATGGGGAAAGAGAGGAAATCCATATTGAGCAGCATCTTCATGTGGTTGTTAATCGTCCCTGCTGGTTCTCTTTATCTATACCGAAATCACCCGCCCGTCGACTTGAATTGGATGGCCATTTTCCTGTTCGCATCCCTTAGTTTCCTCACCATTTACGGCATGATGGATCATCGGGGGAGGCCGGTGTTCCTAGTTCTATGGCTGACAATTCCTGCATTTTTATTATACGGCGTATTTATCGAGATGGTCATCATGCAGCTGGCCGTTCTCGCATTCTTGTTGTCGGAAAATTCACGCTTCAATTGGTACCATCTTTTCTTCAACTCGACAATTGTTTTTCTACTCTCCATTTCGGCGGCCGCAGCTTTCCACCTTGCTGGGGGCCAAGTCGGATCGGAGGCATTTTGGCCGACCGCTTTCGCCGTATTGGCGTATCAGCTAACACATTCCGTCTTGAAGGAAGTCCTTCTTAGACCTTTTGGATTTCTGCAAAAGGATCCGTGGTCATTTTCCGATTTGGAGAGGATTCTGATCATTGCCAGGACGTTTGTAATCATCCCGCTTGCTTTGTCTTTATTTTACCTGATCCAGTCGGTCGGGTGGGGGGCGTTCTTCCTGCTTGGCATGCCCTTCTTCCTCATCATGATTGTTATCCGGCTTTATACGGATAGAGAAAAAAGCAATTATTATTTACGGCAATCGGGGATGATCGGCCGCGAGCTATCTGATCTTTTGGATGAAAATGAAATCATGGATCGCTTCGTGGAAAAAGCGGCAGATCTGTTCAAGATGGAGTATGCGATTTTATTCGACCATCAAAAGAACTGGTTGAAGGTGGAACGGTATTTTGACCATAGCCGGTATATCCAAGTGGATTTTGTCCCCTTGGCGTCGGGCGAGGGGATTGCCGGAAGGGTGTTGAAGAAGGACAAACCTGTTATTTACCGGAGCCGGGACGAGTGGAATTATTTCACGATTAATCGAGCGCCGGCTGATATGGAAAGCATGATCGGCGTGCCAATCAAACGTAACCGGCAAACGGAAGCCGTGCTATTATTGGCAGCCAAGAAAAAGCGGGCTTTCAATGAAAACCAATTGAAAATCCTCGATCTGCTCTGTTCCTATTTCACCGTTTCAATCGAAAAGGCGCGTTATATGCAAGACGCAAAACTAGTCGGTGAGCGGTGTGCATTGACCAAGCTATACAACTATCGATATTTGGAAGAATGTCTGGACCGGGAGATGCAGCGAGTGAATGATGGGACGCTAGTAGCCCTGGCCGTCATCATGCTCGATATCGACCATTTCAAAAAGGTGAATGATACGTATGGGCATCAGGGGGGCAATGATATCCTCTGTGCGCTAGCGGAAATGCTGGAGGCGTATACACCCGATGGATGTACAGTGGGACGTTATGGAGGAGAGGAATTCGTCTTCATCATGCCGGGCTGGACGCAGGATGACGCATATCAATTCGCGGAGAATCTCCGAACGGAAGTGGCCGGACATGTTTTCCGTCTGCAATCGGATTTGGGAGAAGAAGAGATGCAGGTGGAAGCGCAAGTTACAGTCAGCATCGGTGTATCATCGGCCCCCGAAGATGCAGATGAAGCCATCGCCTTGTTGCGGAACGCGGATCGGGCCTTGTATATCGGCGCGAAACAAGCAGGGCGGAATCGGGTGGCATCCTATCGGAAATGA
- a CDS encoding ATP-grasp domain-containing protein produces MSTCWVIYNGSLTSDKFSDQAELLRDAAERAGVAAVAKKNYEVLMDLQAEPVDLPDFVVFLDKDILLATYLKQLGVPIFNDPDVIETCDNKAKQYLELARHGIPMPKTIIAPKVYPAFTIRESGYYEKVLAELGLPMVIKEGHGSFGMKVYLVETKEQFFEKTDALRGVDYVFQEFIASSRGRDIRVNIVGNEIVAAMARTSETDFRANITNGGTATPVELTSAQRQLALRAAKAVGAKFAGVDLLYGEDGGPLVCEVNAAAHIRNIYNVTGINVADAMIAYILRKLP; encoded by the coding sequence ATGAGTACATGCTGGGTAATCTATAACGGCAGCCTGACGAGCGATAAATTCAGCGATCAGGCGGAGCTGTTGCGCGATGCGGCGGAGCGCGCAGGCGTGGCCGCGGTCGCAAAGAAGAATTATGAAGTGCTGATGGACTTGCAGGCGGAGCCGGTTGACCTTCCTGACTTTGTCGTCTTTCTCGACAAGGATATTTTGCTGGCGACCTATCTGAAACAATTGGGGGTCCCAATCTTCAATGACCCGGATGTCATCGAAACTTGCGACAACAAGGCGAAACAGTATTTGGAGCTGGCGCGGCATGGCATACCGATGCCAAAGACAATTATTGCGCCGAAAGTCTATCCCGCCTTCACCATCAGGGAATCGGGCTATTACGAGAAGGTTCTGGCAGAACTCGGGTTGCCGATGGTCATCAAGGAAGGCCATGGCTCTTTTGGAATGAAAGTCTATCTTGTGGAAACCAAGGAACAGTTTTTTGAAAAGACCGATGCGTTGCGCGGAGTCGATTATGTCTTCCAGGAATTCATCGCGTCAAGTCGGGGCCGGGATATACGGGTCAATATCGTCGGGAATGAAATTGTCGCAGCGATGGCCCGTACTTCCGAAACCGATTTCCGTGCCAATATTACGAACGGAGGCACCGCCACACCGGTGGAACTCACTTCCGCACAGCGTCAACTTGCGCTGCGGGCAGCCAAGGCGGTCGGGGCTAAATTTGCCGGTGTCGACTTGCTGTATGGCGAAGATGGCGGGCCTCTGGTCTGTGAAGTGAACGCCGCCGCTCATATCCGCAATATTTATAATGTGACGGGCATCAATGTTGCGGATGCCATGATCGCCTATATATTGAGGAAACTGCCGTGA
- a CDS encoding ATP-grasp domain-containing protein: MRGLLAYTAIEAERNRAFIQDLLNEAKKVGIGLNLWTDDEIPEEPFDFILSRRRDSELSARWEADGIRVFNRSEVNRIANDKYKTFELATLLGIPTVPTRKIRTADDIRSYPCVLKTTDGHGGEEVFLCHSIQDAETFFHKFGERSIIVQPFVETNAQDIRVFMLGNEVLGAVLRRGQDSFKSNYTLGGSIAKFELGIAQSKEVETITQALNSDYVGIDFLLLPDGRWLLNEIEDPVGARSLYETHDFSVAARLVNHIKRELTD; encoded by the coding sequence GTGAGAGGGCTTCTGGCATATACCGCGATTGAAGCGGAACGGAACAGAGCATTTATTCAGGACCTATTAAATGAAGCGAAAAAAGTCGGAATCGGTCTGAATTTGTGGACGGATGACGAAATACCGGAGGAGCCGTTCGACTTTATTCTATCCAGAAGAAGGGATTCCGAACTGTCGGCTCGATGGGAAGCGGACGGGATCCGGGTTTTCAACCGTTCGGAAGTGAATCGGATTGCGAATGATAAATATAAAACATTCGAACTGGCCACCTTGCTAGGGATACCTACTGTCCCGACAAGGAAAATCCGCACGGCGGACGATATCCGCTCCTATCCATGCGTCCTGAAGACGACCGATGGACATGGTGGCGAAGAGGTTTTCCTGTGCCACTCCATTCAGGATGCGGAAACGTTTTTCCACAAGTTCGGGGAACGCTCCATTATCGTGCAGCCATTTGTTGAAACGAATGCGCAAGATATCCGGGTCTTCATGCTCGGCAATGAAGTCCTCGGCGCCGTCTTGCGGAGAGGACAGGATTCATTCAAATCCAATTACACACTAGGCGGCTCCATTGCCAAATTCGAGTTGGGTATCGCGCAGTCGAAAGAGGTCGAAACTATCACACAAGCGTTGAATAGCGACTATGTCGGCATCGATTTTCTTTTATTGCCGGACGGCCGCTGGTTGTTGAATGAAATCGAAGATCCCGTCGGCGCGCGGTCCTTGTACGAAACGCATGACTTTTCCGTCGCGGCGCGGCTGGTGAATCATATAAAAAGGGAACTTACTGATTAA